The genome window ACATCTAGGAAACGGAGTCTACATTATCACCGACGACGGTGAGGCGTACCTCGACGGTCGGCTTGATACTGAGAATTGGACCTACATCGACGACGACAGCGAGGCCGTCGAGGCGCAGGACTCGTCGAACGGCGAAGCCTCGAACGGAGGGGCGACCTGAATGCGCGACTCCGCCCCGTGGATGGGCAGTCTCGACGAGCGAATTTTAGAGCGGCTCGCTGAGGACGGTGACGCCGACGCATGGGAGATCGCGTTCGATATTCGCGGGCGTGTCAGTCAGAGCCGGGTGAGTGATCGGTGCGAGGTTCTGGCGGATGCCGAGCTCGTCGAACAGCACGAGCGCGAGATCGTCGACGGGCGATATGAGGTCTATTGGTCGATTACGACGTGGGGTGAGCTGTTCTTGGGTGAGGATGTCGACCCGAGTCTCGACGTCCCGGTGCCGAGTCCGCGGCCGCCGCACGCTACGCGGCCGAGTGAGTGGGCGGGGTTCTGAGATGTGTCCTGAAACAGTACAATGAATTCGATAGACGAGCTTAAGATTAATTTACTTGTTTGTGGTTGTGTATCTCAATGACAGAATTAGCTCAATTCAGTGTCACCCCTATTATAGAGGATCCCCAGTTAGACCGTGGGGAGGATTTGTATCTTAGTATCTATTTCTCCGGGAATGGGGAAATAGATCATAATAAACTTCATATTCAGTTCCCACTTGACGATGTATTCAAACAAGGTGGAAGTGAATTTGTTGAAACGGTGGAAGACAACTACAACATCAACGTGAACAGGGAAAGTGCTTCAGATGTTGGATACTCTATTCGATTGAGTGACGCTCATTTTGAATATGATGAGTCATCAGATTCACCGGAGGAATTTGGAAGAATTGGCGGTGAGAGGAATCATGGATACAACCCGCCACTGTTAGTGAGATTAAAAACCAAGGACGATGCTAGGCCTGGTGATTATACAATTCCAATTACTTTCACATACCAAGATACAGAAGGAAATATTGGACAAGATTACAAGGAATCCTCATTTCATGTAAAATCTTGGCAAGAAGAAAACAGCGCGATGTTAAAAATAATCGCCGGCTTGGCAGCTATATTTACAGTATTGTCTATTATCATAGGTCCAATATTGGATGGGATAGCGTTTCTTTATCAATTGATCGACTTTGCTATATCATTCTATAGCGGCATTCTTGACCAATTCCACTTGTTCTAGCACTTCCTCAGCCCTGAGATCAAATATTGTGAGTAAATACCGATCTTCTGGCAGGTAGTCGGTATCAGCCTTAATTTCTAACAGTCCATCATCTGACAGAGATTCGTTGGTACGTAGGTTTAGAACTCTTGAACTGGGGTCAAAATCTGAATGTTCAGTACCTCTAACACCTGGATACAGAGGTCCTACTGATTCGAAATAGATTGGTAAATTTCCACAGGCATTTGGAACGACAAATACGATCTTCGCACGGCCTATAAGTCCGCTCTCTTCAGAATATATACGGACTGGATCCCTATCAGATTCATCTTCATTCGTTTCTTCCCCATTTA of Halorubrum trapanicum contains these proteins:
- a CDS encoding repressor phrH2, coding for MRDSAPWMGSLDERILERLAEDGDADAWEIAFDIRGRVSQSRVSDRCEVLADAELVEQHEREIVDGRYEVYWSITTWGELFLGEDVDPSLDVPVPSPRPPHATRPSEWAGF